Proteins encoded by one window of Chryseobacterium sp. POL2:
- a CDS encoding DUF4133 domain-containing protein, producing the protein MNSYNINKGIGRTVEFKGLKAQYLFIFAGGLLGTLIFVMILYMAGVSNYICLFLGAGGASLIVWQTFSLNKKYGEHGLMKVGARKRHPRYIICRKPVHRYLKFTPKPKSV; encoded by the coding sequence ATGAACAGTTATAACATTAACAAAGGCATTGGCAGGACGGTAGAGTTTAAAGGGCTGAAAGCTCAATACCTGTTCATCTTCGCTGGTGGTTTGCTCGGTACGCTCATCTTCGTGATGATATTGTATATGGCTGGCGTAAGTAATTACATCTGCCTGTTCCTCGGAGCTGGTGGTGCTTCACTCATTGTGTGGCAAACATTCTCGCTGAACAAAAAATACGGTGAACACGGGCTTATGAAAGTAGGTGCGAGAAAAAGACACCCTCGCTATATCATTTGTCGCAAGCCTGTACACAGGTATTTAAAATTCACTCCTAAACCGAAATCCGTATGA
- a CDS encoding DUF4134 domain-containing protein encodes MEKQRKKVLLTAMAMLSGIGAFAQGNGSAGINEATQMVTSYFDPATQLIYAIGAVVGLIGGVKVYNKFSSGDPDTSKTAASWFGACIFLIVAATILRSFFL; translated from the coding sequence ATGGAAAAACAAAGAAAAAAAGTTTTGCTGACGGCAATGGCGATGCTGTCAGGAATTGGTGCGTTTGCACAAGGAAACGGGTCGGCAGGTATCAATGAAGCGACCCAAATGGTAACGTCCTACTTTGACCCAGCAACCCAATTGATTTATGCGATTGGGGCGGTCGTAGGCTTGATTGGTGGTGTAAAAGTGTATAACAAATTTAGTTCGGGCGACCCCGACACGAGTAAAACAGCGGCAAGCTGGTTTGGTGCTTGTATCTTCCTGATTGTAGCTGCAACCATCTTACGTTCATTCTTCCTGTAA
- a CDS encoding conjugal transfer protein TraD has product MEIVIVICLLIVIFLLLQDKVIIKWKSEHKPMQEKTNPKLPDIMGQPKPVRSQSVPNTATERQIAEPEVNPDNLDIEYDENENVGIQIPQGELDKVFSNEPDLKEEEEELNGNRTSAGDDGFAQGVTFEELTDVGVLLKKEKLEPAQKETAIDIVQRLQGTELLSLLESSMEDASQKIAELLDSTLTTETENSSSNLRKDDFDIEEFL; this is encoded by the coding sequence ATGGAAATAGTAATTGTAATATGCCTTTTGATAGTCATTTTCTTGCTTTTGCAGGATAAGGTTATCATTAAGTGGAAGTCGGAGCATAAACCGATGCAGGAAAAAACCAATCCGAAACTGCCCGATATTATGGGGCAACCCAAGCCTGTAAGAAGCCAATCAGTGCCAAATACTGCCACTGAACGCCAAATTGCAGAACCGGAGGTAAACCCTGATAATTTAGACATCGAATACGACGAAAATGAAAACGTTGGTATTCAAATTCCGCAGGGGGAGCTGGACAAGGTTTTCAGCAATGAACCCGATTTGAAAGAGGAGGAAGAAGAATTGAACGGGAACAGAACTTCCGCAGGCGATGACGGTTTTGCCCAAGGGGTTACCTTTGAAGAACTGACAGACGTGGGGGTCTTGCTTAAAAAAGAGAAATTAGAGCCAGCCCAAAAGGAAACAGCGATTGATATAGTTCAAAGATTACAGGGAACCGAATTATTAAGCTTGTTGGAAAGTTCAATGGAAGATGCCTCCCAAAAGATTGCCGAGCTTTTGGATAGCACGCTTACAACTGAAACCGAAAACAGTTCTTCCAATTTGCGGAAAGATGATTTTGACATTGAGGAGTTTTTATAA
- a CDS encoding DUF3408 domain-containing protein gives MMKKAKKNKKKNAVALSNHSESENNKVQVTYENAFLQMNKTQKRGNKSIYLNSEHHERLSRIVQVIGEDKIPLFAYLNNILDHHFRVSENMITKEFNEKHKSPFE, from the coding sequence ATGATGAAAAAAGCAAAGAAAAACAAGAAGAAGAATGCAGTTGCTCTAAGCAACCATTCCGAAAGTGAGAATAACAAAGTTCAGGTAACGTATGAAAACGCATTTCTGCAAATGAACAAAACGCAGAAACGGGGCAATAAAAGTATTTACCTCAATTCAGAGCATCACGAGCGTTTAAGCCGTATTGTACAGGTTATAGGCGAAGATAAAATTCCGCTGTTTGCCTACCTCAACAATATCCTTGACCACCATTTCAGGGTGTCTGAGAATATGATTACAAAGGAGTTCAACGAAAAGCACAAATCTCCATTTGAATAA
- a CDS encoding DUF3408 domain-containing protein: MAINKKNNDFEKPDVDEEYLMNIISGDEPDVQPDTKKQETPKETKPREKARNSSAKKADYEDTFLVNRFPSGRNGKVVYIRPEYHERLLRIVQLSREEKTTLYSYIDNILEYHFREFGDDITNYFNERFKPIL, translated from the coding sequence ATGGCTATAAATAAAAAGAACAACGATTTTGAAAAGCCCGATGTCGATGAGGAATATCTAATGAACATCATTAGCGGTGATGAACCCGATGTCCAACCCGATACGAAAAAACAGGAAACCCCAAAGGAAACAAAACCGAGGGAAAAAGCTCGTAACAGCTCGGCTAAAAAAGCGGACTATGAGGACACATTTTTAGTTAATCGGTTTCCGTCAGGACGTAATGGAAAAGTAGTCTATATACGCCCCGAATATCACGAAAGGTTGCTCCGCATTGTGCAATTATCAAGAGAAGAAAAGACAACGCTCTACTCGTACATCGACAATATCCTTGAATACCATTTTAGGGAATTTGGCGACGATATTACAAATTATTTCAACGAACGTTTTAAACCCATTTTATGA